In a single window of the Arachis hypogaea cultivar Tifrunner chromosome 6, arahy.Tifrunner.gnm2.J5K5, whole genome shotgun sequence genome:
- the LOC112696202 gene encoding mitochondrial Rho GTPase 2, translating to MLNHSSSGGRTNGVRVVVAGDRGTGKSSLIAAVASESFSETVPPVLPLTVLPADFYPDNVPITVVDTSSSLEKQGKRNEELKQADVVVLTYACNEPSTFSRLSSYWLPELERLEVKVPVVVVGCKLDLHDESQQVSLERLMNQLLQQFKEIVTCIECSAVTLYQVPEVFYFAQKAVLHPIDPLFDQESQALTDRCVRALRRIFVLCDRDMDDALSDTELNEFQVKCFDAPLQPSEINGVKTVVQQNVPEGVNSNGLTFPGFLYVHSMFLRKGRPETLWAVLRNYGYDNDLKLRNDSLPVPSKNASDQSVELTNEAVEFLNGIFRLLDTDKDRALRPAEVDKLFCTAPSSPWNDAPYKDAAEKNDMGYITLNGFLSQWALMTLLDPPCSVANLIYIGYSGNPAAALRVTRRRSVDRKKQATERNVFQCYVFGSKNSGKSALLDSFLGRPFSNNYTPTTAEQFAANTIELIRGTKKVLVLREIPEGEVPKVLLNQDYLAACDVAIFVYDSSNEHSWKKSRDMLEQVARQGELTGYRVPCLLIAAKDDLTPYPRAVQDSVKATQELGIEAPIHLSMKLGDSSNVFHRIVSVAEHPHLSIPETEIGRKRKQYHRLLQNTLIFASVGTAMAVVGVAALRAYAVKKKSSG from the exons ATGTTGAATCACTCAAGCTCCGGCGGCCGCACCAATGGAGTCCGAGTCGTCGTCGCCGGCGACCGAGGAACCGGAAAATCCAGCCTCATCGCCGCCGTAGCCTCCGAGTCCTTCTCGGAGACCGTGCCGCCGGTGCTCCCTCTCACTGTCTTGCCGGCCGATTTCTACCCCGACAACGTCCCCATCACCGTCGTCGACACGTCTTCAAg CTTAGAGAAACAGGGGAAGCGCAATGAAGAATTGAAGCAGGCTGATGTGGTGGTTTTAACGTATGCTTGCAATGAGCCTTCGACCTTTTCGCGGTTGAGTTCTTACTGGTTGCCGGAACTGGAGAGGCTGGAG GTGAAGGTGCCTGTAGTTGTGGTTGGTTGCAAGCTAGATCTGCATGATGAAAGCCAGCAAGTGAGCTTAGAGCGCCTCATGAATCAGCTTCTACAACAGTTCAAGGAAATTGTAACCTGCATTGAATGCTCAGCAGTTACACTATACCAG GTCCCTGAAGTtttttattttgcccaaaaagcgGTACTACATCCAATAGATCCATTATTTGATCAAGAAAGTCAAGCTTTAACAGATCGATGTGTTAGGGCATTGAGAAGAATATTTGTTCTTTGTGATCGTGACATGGATGATGCCCTCAGTGACACAGAACTAAATGAGTTCCAG GTTAAATGTTTTGATGCCCCATTGCAGCCATCTGAAATAAATGGGGTCAAAACTGTTGTACAACAGAACGTACCTGAAGGAGTCAACTCAAATGGTCTTACTTTTCCAGGATTTCTTTATGTCCATAGTATGTTCCTTAGGAAAGGGCGCCCAGAGACATTATGGGCTGTTCTAAGAAACTATGGATATGATAATGATTTAAAACTCAGGAATGATTCCCTTCCAGTTCCGTCTAAGAATGCTTCTGATCAG AGTGTGGAGCTAACAAATGAAGCTGTAGAATTTCTGAATGGTATCTTCCGATTATTGGACACAGATAAA GATCGAGCCTTACGGCCTGCTGAAGTTGATAAGCTATTTTGTACTGCTCCATCAAG TCCTTGGAATGATGCTCCATATAAGGATGCTGCTGAGAAAAATGACATGGGTTACATAACACTCAACGGATTTTTGTCCCAG TGGGCCCTCATGACATTGCTCGATCCACCATGTAGTGTGGCTAATTTGATTTACATTGGATATAGTGGCAATCCAGCTGCAGCACTACGTGTTACTCGCAGAAGATCAGTCGATCGCAAGAAGCAAGCAACAGAAAGGAATGTATTCCAATGCTATGTTTTTGGTTCTAAGAATTCTGGGAAATCTGCTCTCTTGGATTCATTTTTGGGAAG GCCATTTTCAAATAATTATACTCCGACAACAGCTGAACAGTTTGCAGCAAATACCATTGAATTAATACGG GGAACCAAGAAAGTTCTTGTGCTGCGGGAGATTCCGGAAGGGGAAGTGCCGAAAGTTTTGTTAAATCAGGATTATTTGGCAGCATGTGATGTAGCTATCTTCGTGTATGACAG CTCAAATGAACATTCATGGAAGAAATCTAGAGATATGCTTGAGCAGGTTGCAAGACAAGGAGAACTCACTGGCTATAGAGTTCCATGCCTCCTCATTGCTGCCAAGGATGATTTAACCCCATATCCAAGGGCAGTACAAGATTCAGTTAAG GCAACTCAGGAACTAGGAATAGAGGCACCTATTCACTTGAGTATGAAATTAGGTGATTCAAGCAATGTGTTCCATAGGATTGTTAGTGTTGCAGAACACCCTCATTTAAGCATTCCAGAAACAGAGATTGGGAGGAAAAGAAAGCAATATCATCGGCTTCTTCAAAACACACTCATTTTTGCATCAG TTGGAACTGCTATGGCTGTTGTTGGTGTGGCGGCATTGCGTGCATATGCAGTGAAAAAGAAATCTTCCGGTTAG